Within the Alphaproteobacteria bacterium genome, the region GTCGATCGGATATGGGAAGGAACCTCGGAAATCCAGCGCGCGATCATCGCCGGCCAGATCAAGAAGCGCGGTCTCACGGCCTATACGGGCTGGGTGTGACGACGGTCGGGCGTGGGGCGCTTAACGCGCGCCGGTCATGCCCGCGCGCCGGCGACCTTTCGCTTGGCGAGGATCTGATCGAGCCAATCCGGGTCCATCTCCGGCACGGAGGAGAGCAGCAATTCCGTGTAGGCGTGATGCGGCGGGGACAGGACGCGGGATTTCGCCCCACTCTCGACCACGCGCCCTTGATGCATGACGACGATTTCGTCGGCGATCGCCTTCACCGTCGCCAGATCGTGGGTGATGTAAAGATATGTGACGCCGAGTTCCTTTTGGAGCCGGAGCAGAAGCTTCAGGATTTCCTCCGCGACGAGCTGGTCGAGGGCCGAGGTCACCTCGTCGCAGATGATCAGCTCGGGATTGATCGCAAGCGCGCGCGCGATGCAGACACGCTGTTTCTGGCCGCCCGATAGTTCACTCGGCAGGCGGTCCATGAACCGCTCGTCGAGTTCGATCATCTCGAGAAGTTCGATGGTTCGGCGCTGCTTGGCGGCCCCCTTCAACCCCAGATGATGCTCGAGCGGCCGGCCGATGATGTCGTGAACCCGGCGGCGCGGATTGAGCGCCGTGTCGGGCATCTGATAGATCATCTGAATGCGTTGGAGGAGCGTCTTGTCGCGGTCCTTGAGCCGGGTAGGAAGTGCTTTGCCGTCGAAGAGGATCGCACCCGCCGAAGGCGGAAGAAGGCCCGTGATCGTGCGTGCGAGAGTCGATTTGCCCGAGCCCGACTCGCCCACGACGGCGACCGTCCGGCCGCGGGGAACCTGGACGTTGATGTTGTGAAGGACCTTGAGGGCGCCATAGCGCGCATCGACTCCGTCGATCCGAAGCAAGGTATCCTCGCCCGGCATCTCGTCCTTTCGCAACGCGCGGACGGCCCAAAGGGATTTGGTATAAGCCTGCTGGGGATTCGAAAGCATGACGCGCGTCGGCGCTTCCTCGACCAGCTCGCCATAGCGCAGCACCATGACGCGATCGGCCATCTGAGCGACGACGGCCAGATCGTGGGAAATGTAGATGGCGGCCGTTTGCAGCTCGCGCACGACGTTCTTGATGGCGGCGAGCACTTCGATTTGCGTCGTCACGTCGAGTGCTGTCGTCGGCTCGTCGAAGACGATGAGGTCCGGCCGGCAGGCCATGGCCATCGCGGTCATGGCGCGTTGAAGTTGGCCGCCCGAAACCTGATGCGGATAACGCATGCCGAAATGCTCTGCGTCGGGCAGGCGCAAGCGCTCGAACATGTCGACGACGTTGCGCCTTGCGTCATCGTCATTGGCGATCCGGTGATTCGTCGGCGCCTCGACGCACTGGTCGATGAGCTTGTGCGCGGGATTGAAGGAGGCCGCCGCCGACTGCGCCACATAGGCGATCCGTTTCCCCCAAATCCGTCGCCTGGCGGCGTCATCGAGCTTGAGGAGATCGACCCCGTCGAACACCACGCTGCCGGCCGTAATGCGGCAGCCGGGCCGGGCATAGCCCATGGTCGCGAGCCCGATCGTCGATTTGCCGGCACCCGACTCCCCGATGAGCCCCAGCACCTCGCCGCGGCGCACCGTCAAATCGATGCCCTTGACGATTTCCTGCCAGCGTTCGTCGGATTGCCCTTCGATGCGCAATCCGCGCACGTCGACGAGAGTAGCGTTGCCGCTACTCGCCCTATCTCTATTCGCGCGATCGTCGTTAACGTTCATCTTTGAGCCCGCTTGTCTTGTGCAAGAACCAATCGACCACGAAATTCACGGCAATCGTAAGTAGCGCTATGGCGCCGGCCGGAAGCAGCGGCGTCAC harbors:
- a CDS encoding ABC transporter ATP-binding protein — translated: MNVNDDRANRDRASSGNATLVDVRGLRIEGQSDERWQEIVKGIDLTVRRGEVLGLIGESGAGKSTIGLATMGYARPGCRITAGSVVFDGVDLLKLDDAARRRIWGKRIAYVAQSAAASFNPAHKLIDQCVEAPTNHRIANDDDARRNVVDMFERLRLPDAEHFGMRYPHQVSGGQLQRAMTAMAMACRPDLIVFDEPTTALDVTTQIEVLAAIKNVVRELQTAAIYISHDLAVVAQMADRVMVLRYGELVEEAPTRVMLSNPQQAYTKSLWAVRALRKDEMPGEDTLLRIDGVDARYGALKVLHNINVQVPRGRTVAVVGESGSGKSTLARTITGLLPPSAGAILFDGKALPTRLKDRDKTLLQRIQMIYQMPDTALNPRRRVHDIIGRPLEHHLGLKGAAKQRRTIELLEMIELDERFMDRLPSELSGGQKQRVCIARALAINPELIICDEVTSALDQLVAEEILKLLLRLQKELGVTYLYITHDLATVKAIADEIVVMHQGRVVESGAKSRVLSPPHHAYTELLLSSVPEMDPDWLDQILAKRKVAGARA